From the genome of Pseudomonas sp. AB6, one region includes:
- a CDS encoding response regulator translates to MPTISLLICDDSNMARKQLLRALPDDLNVSVTLATNGKEGVEAIRRGLGEVVLLDLTMPEMDGYQVLATIREEQLKARVIVVSGDVQAEAVRRVLELGALAFLKKPVEPEQLKSLLEDLGILSESNRSVAVAQSVVESATSFQDAFREVINVAMGRAAALLARVLGVFVHLPVPNVNMLEVGELHMALADAQSGEQLTAVCQGYIGGGIAGEALLIFHGSELADMAKLMEQDSTDYSDMEMLLDLSTILIGACLTGIAEQIDVVFSQGHPQVLGSIEELIQTNQRRWKKTLAVEISYSLEGHNIHFDLLLLFTEDSVERLTKKLAYVMS, encoded by the coding sequence ATGCCCACGATTTCCCTGCTGATATGCGACGACTCCAATATGGCGCGCAAGCAGTTACTGCGAGCGTTACCCGACGATTTGAATGTCTCGGTAACCTTGGCAACGAATGGTAAAGAAGGGGTTGAGGCTATACGCCGAGGGCTTGGGGAAGTCGTTTTGCTCGACCTGACCATGCCGGAAATGGACGGCTATCAGGTACTGGCAACTATTCGCGAAGAGCAACTGAAAGCCCGGGTCATCGTCGTTTCCGGCGATGTACAGGCTGAGGCTGTACGGCGTGTCTTAGAGTTGGGTGCACTGGCTTTTTTGAAAAAGCCGGTGGAACCGGAACAGTTGAAAAGCCTCCTTGAAGACCTCGGGATACTGAGCGAGTCGAACCGCTCCGTGGCCGTTGCGCAGTCCGTTGTTGAGTCGGCAACCAGTTTTCAAGATGCATTTCGTGAAGTTATTAACGTCGCCATGGGCCGTGCGGCTGCGCTTTTGGCGCGAGTACTTGGAGTGTTTGTTCATTTGCCTGTGCCCAACGTGAACATGCTGGAAGTGGGCGAATTGCACATGGCGTTGGCCGATGCTCAGAGTGGCGAGCAATTGACGGCGGTCTGTCAGGGCTATATCGGTGGCGGCATCGCGGGTGAGGCGCTGTTGATCTTTCACGGCTCTGAACTCGCCGACATGGCCAAGTTGATGGAGCAGGACTCCACCGACTATTCCGACATGGAAATGCTCCTGGACCTGTCGACGATTTTGATCGGTGCCTGTTTGACCGGAATCGCTGAGCAAATCGACGTGGTTTTTTCTCAAGGACACCCGCAAGTGCTGGGCAGCATTGAAGAGTTGATTCAGACCAACCAGCGCCGCTGGAAGAAAACCCTGGCGGTGGAGATCAGTTACAGCCTTGAGGGCCACAATATCCATTTCGATCTCTTGCTGTTATTCACCGAAGACTCGGTAGAGCGGCTCACAAAAAAACTCGCCTACGTGATGAGCTGA